In the genome of Hyphobacterium sp. CCMP332, one region contains:
- a CDS encoding sensor histidine kinase, whose translation MDEYKGFTPKAIALKMGASVLIWIFFKVTTAPDYQEMIKFDKLSFIYFIETVFLTFSAWSINEYFFQKLEDKHGKNFLSPGPLGKLFTYSFLAVAPLLIGVTWFMTMYAEKWLDCAELVAPEVQIVSDTFKGLMFNLLILGAFIVNHFWKNKRETELIQEKIIKENLEYKYETLKSHINPHFLFNSFSVLTSLVHQNSDLATDFIAQLSKIYRYVLENKDKNIVPVEDELSFLESYMFLLKIRHDNSIVINQDIRINKGIYGIPALALQMLAENAAKHNSFSGEEPLKIDIYTENDNFLVMRNTLKVRKVENSTGTGLKNINDRYAHLSEKELEVSSEGGYFTVKLPLIKLAS comes from the coding sequence ATGGATGAGTACAAGGGATTTACGCCAAAAGCCATTGCTTTAAAAATGGGTGCTTCGGTCCTGATATGGATATTTTTCAAAGTCACCACTGCTCCGGATTACCAGGAGATGATCAAATTCGATAAATTGTCTTTTATCTACTTCATTGAAACTGTTTTTCTAACATTTTCAGCCTGGTCCATTAATGAATATTTTTTTCAAAAACTTGAAGACAAGCACGGAAAAAATTTTTTAAGTCCCGGGCCATTGGGTAAGCTTTTCACCTATTCCTTTTTAGCAGTTGCACCCTTGTTGATAGGCGTAACCTGGTTTATGACCATGTATGCAGAAAAATGGTTGGATTGCGCGGAATTGGTTGCACCTGAAGTTCAGATTGTAAGCGACACTTTTAAGGGTTTGATGTTTAATCTACTCATATTAGGTGCTTTTATTGTCAATCATTTCTGGAAAAATAAAAGAGAAACTGAATTGATACAGGAAAAGATTATCAAGGAAAATCTGGAATATAAATACGAAACCCTAAAGAGTCATATCAATCCGCATTTTCTTTTTAATAGTTTTTCAGTCCTGACTTCATTGGTGCATCAAAATTCCGATCTCGCCACTGATTTTATAGCACAATTATCCAAAATTTATCGATATGTATTGGAAAACAAAGACAAGAATATAGTTCCTGTAGAAGATGAATTGTCATTTCTTGAATCTTACATGTTTCTGCTTAAAATCCGCCATGACAACAGCATTGTAATAAACCAAGACATTCGGATAAATAAAGGTATTTATGGAATTCCTGCTTTGGCTTTGCAAATGTTGGCCGAGAATGCTGCTAAACATAACAGTTTCTCAGGGGAAGAACCATTGAAGATTGATATCTATACAGAAAATGACAATTTTCTGGTAATGAGAAATACTCTGAAAGTCAGAAAAGTTGAGAATAGTACCGGAACAGGTCTGAAAAATATAAACG
- a CDS encoding TonB-dependent receptor, whose translation MKRLFLLLSVLIPIVSSAQEITQIIRGQIKDQQSGMPMPGASIVLLNSKPVNGTVSNAEGYFSLTGIPVGRQSLQVSMLGYEPVYFNNLVLTSAKELYLEVAMLERIDQLEEVIISSEKKPNEAINEFALVSARQFSVDEATRYAGAWNDPARMATNFAGVSTSGDVRNDIVVRGNSPSNVLYRLEGIPVPNPNHFGTFGGAGGAISMISQNMLANSDFMTGAFPSEYGNVIGGVFDINFRKGNSQKMEHGVQLGMRGIELTTEGPISKKNNASYLANYRYSTLGVFDALGLDIGVPAVPEYQDVSFKIDIPTGVKYGRFSIFGLGGMASINLNDSEVEDPEDFFSQDQPSDIYNITQSGVLGFGHEYFFSQKTSGNLILALSGASDRYTSDTLTAPDFNSTSRNSEGTFEESKLSVFYKLNHKLNSRNVLQGGVLAEIANSNFQESTFTNGFYQRITDYKGSIGLYQVFADWQHRFTDQLSMNIGTHFQYHDLTEAQAIEPRAGIKWAFSKNKSLSFGTGLHSQTLPAYAYFIQERTQGGEIIQKNRNLEFMRSNHYVLGYNQMINPNLRLKVESYYQYLFNIPVEQNASTFSAINTGNNFNGFPDNTDVLINEGTGQNIGVEITLEKFFSKNYYFLLTSSLFDSKYKGSDGVERNTAFNQNYVFNALAGKEWVIGNSDHKILGLNIRLNWTGGRPYIPVNRQLSQNTGATQLISDKAYSEKYNDYFRTDLKLSYTINKSTLAHQVSIDIQNVTNNQNLFQEIYNVRTDRFTREYQQGFLPEIQYKIMF comes from the coding sequence ATGAAACGCTTATTTCTACTTCTCTCGGTTTTAATACCAATTGTGTCTTCAGCTCAGGAAATTACGCAAATCATTAGAGGTCAAATTAAAGATCAGCAATCCGGAATGCCTATGCCGGGAGCAAGCATCGTGCTTTTAAATTCTAAACCGGTCAATGGGACCGTATCCAATGCGGAGGGCTACTTTTCATTAACTGGCATTCCAGTGGGCAGACAAAGCTTGCAGGTAAGTATGCTGGGTTATGAGCCGGTTTACTTTAACAATTTGGTACTCACTTCTGCCAAAGAGCTTTATTTGGAAGTGGCCATGCTCGAACGCATTGACCAATTGGAAGAAGTTATTATAAGCTCAGAAAAAAAGCCCAACGAAGCCATCAATGAATTTGCTTTGGTTTCCGCTCGTCAGTTTTCTGTTGATGAAGCCACACGTTATGCAGGTGCCTGGAATGATCCCGCTCGTATGGCGACAAACTTTGCCGGTGTAAGCACTTCGGGAGATGTCAGAAATGATATTGTGGTTCGGGGCAATTCTCCTAGTAATGTTCTGTATCGACTGGAGGGAATCCCGGTTCCTAATCCCAATCATTTTGGAACTTTTGGAGGCGCAGGAGGTGCCATTTCGATGATATCACAAAACATGCTGGCCAATTCGGATTTTATGACAGGAGCATTTCCATCGGAATACGGCAATGTAATAGGTGGCGTATTTGATATAAACTTCAGGAAGGGTAATTCTCAAAAAATGGAACACGGTGTACAGTTGGGCATGCGCGGAATAGAATTAACAACAGAAGGCCCGATAAGCAAAAAGAACAATGCCTCTTATCTGGCCAATTACAGATACTCCACACTTGGCGTTTTTGATGCATTGGGACTGGATATCGGCGTTCCGGCTGTTCCGGAATATCAGGATGTTTCGTTTAAAATAGACATCCCAACGGGTGTTAAATACGGACGCTTTTCAATATTTGGATTGGGAGGCATGGCAAGTATTAACCTCAACGACAGCGAGGTTGAAGATCCTGAAGATTTTTTTAGCCAGGATCAGCCTTCAGACATTTATAACATTACACAATCAGGTGTTTTGGGATTTGGTCATGAATATTTTTTTAGTCAAAAAACATCGGGGAATTTAATTCTGGCCTTATCGGGCGCCAGTGACAGATACACCTCCGATACCTTGACTGCCCCGGATTTTAATTCTACTTCCAGAAATTCTGAAGGTACGTTTGAAGAAAGTAAACTCAGTGTATTTTATAAGTTGAATCACAAATTGAACTCACGGAATGTATTGCAAGGCGGAGTATTGGCTGAAATCGCTAATTCCAATTTTCAGGAAAGCACTTTTACCAATGGCTTTTATCAGAGAATAACAGATTATAAAGGTTCAATTGGATTGTATCAGGTTTTTGCTGATTGGCAACACCGATTTACCGACCAATTATCAATGAATATTGGTACGCATTTTCAATACCACGATTTAACCGAGGCGCAGGCAATTGAACCAAGAGCCGGAATCAAATGGGCATTTTCTAAAAATAAATCATTATCCTTTGGGACAGGCCTTCACAGTCAAACTTTACCGGCATATGCTTATTTCATACAGGAAAGAACCCAGGGAGGAGAAATTATTCAAAAAAACAGGAACCTTGAATTTATGCGAAGCAATCATTATGTGCTGGGATATAATCAAATGATCAATCCAAATCTGCGTTTGAAGGTGGAAAGCTATTATCAGTACTTATTCAACATTCCCGTAGAGCAAAATGCATCTACTTTCTCAGCCATCAATACAGGAAACAATTTTAATGGATTTCCAGATAATACCGATGTGCTTATCAATGAAGGAACAGGCCAAAATATCGGAGTGGAAATCACCCTGGAAAAATTCTTTTCAAAGAATTATTACTTTCTTTTAACAAGCTCCTTGTTTGATTCCAAATATAAAGGCAGTGATGGTGTGGAAAGAAACACCGCCTTTAATCAAAATTATGTATTCAACGCACTGGCGGGGAAAGAATGGGTTATTGGCAACTCGGATCACAAAATATTAGGTCTGAATATTAGACTTAACTGGACAGGAGGGAGGCCCTATATACCCGTTAACCGTCAATTGAGTCAAAATACCGGAGCAACTCAATTGATTTCCGACAAAGCCTATTCAGAAAAGTACAATGATTATTTTAGGACAGATTTAAAATTGAGCTATACCATTAATAAATCAACTTTGGCGCATCAGGTATCGATTGATATACAAAATGTTACCAATAATCAGAATTTGTTTCAGGAAATTTACAATGTACGTACCGACCGCTTTACAAGGGAATACCAACAGGGTTTTCTTCCAGAAATCCAGTACAAAATAATGTTCTAA